GCGCTGCAGGATCTCGCGCCGCTTCTCAGCGACCCGGCGGGCGAGCTCGTCGAGGCCCGTCTGGTCGCTGCCGCCGCGGCGCAGGAACTCGCGCATCGCGTGCTCGGGGCTGTAGCCGGCCATCACGTCCTGCCCGATCGCGTCGAGCGCCTCGGCGAGGTCGACCGGCGGGGCGAGCGGGTCGCCGCCGTCGTACTTGCGGAACCGGGTCATCGCCGCCTCGTCCCGCGCAGGTCCTTGCGGAGCCACACGTCGTCGGGCCACACCCCGTCGCCGACCCGCTCGACCTCGACGAACCCCTTCGCGCGGTAGAACGCGAAGGCCTGCTCGTTGCCGTCGACGACCTCGAGCCACAGCTCGTCGCCCTCGACGAGGGCCTCGACCTCGGCCAGCAGCCGGCTGCCGATCCCGCGACCGTGGTGGTCGGGGTGGACGTAGAGCTTCCACATCACCTCGCGCTCGCCGGTGACGTGGGGGAAGTCGCGGTGCGAGCGCGACAGCAGCCCGAACGCGGCCATCGCGACGACCTGCCCGTCGCACTCGGCGACCAGGTGGGTGTTGACCGCCAGCGAAGCCTCGAAGCGCTCGGCCACCCACCACTCGTCGAGCATCCGCTGGGCGTAGGCCTCGTCGATCGGCCCGTAGGTCGGCGGCACGACGGCCTCGCCGAGGTCCCGGAACCCGGGGATGTCGGCGTGGGTGCCGGCGCGGACGGTGACCGCGGCGCCGACCGCGGCCTCAGCCATAGACGGTCTCCCCCGCGTCGGCGTCCTTGCCGATCCGGCGGGCGAGGTAGAGCCCCTCGAGGGCGAGCTCGACCGCCGCGGCGCGCTCGCCGTCGTTGGTGGCGCCGAGGCGGTCACAGACCTGGTCGTAGAGGTCCGACTCGCCCAGCACCGGCAGGCCGGCGAGGAAGTCGCGCGCACCGACGCGGGCGCCGGTGGCGACCATCGCGCCCTCCTCGATCGCCTCCACGAGCAGCCGCAGGTCGATGCCGGCGAGGTGGGCACGGACGGTCTCGGCGACGGCGGTGCGCAGCAGGTGGGTGAGGATCTCGGTCTCGCGGCCCTCCTCGCCGGTCTCGAACTCGATCTTGCCGCCGAGCACGTCGACGGCCGTCTCGAGGTCGACCACGCGGGCGACGGCCTCCTCCTCCCCCTGGGTGGTGGCGCGGTGCAGCGCGGCGGCGGCGATGGTCTCCGCGCCGGCGATCGCGAAGCGGGCGCTGACGCCGGAGCGCTGGTCGACCGACTGGGAGTCGCGGAGGTTGCGGGTGAAGCGGGCCAGCACCTCGAGGAGGTACGCCGGCACCTCGGCGACGAGGTCGGCCTCCTGCTCGATGACCGCGATCTCCTTCTCGACCTCGCGCGGGTAGTGGGTCCGGATCTCCGCACCGAAGCGGTCCTTGAGCGGGGTGATGATCCGGCCGCGGTTGGTGTAGTCCTCCGGGTTGGCGCTCGCGACCACCAGCACGTCGAGCGGCAGGCGCAGGACGTAGCCGCGGATCTGGATGTCGCGCTCCTCCATCACGTTGAGCATCGCGACCTGGATCCGCTCGGCGAGGTCGGGGAGCTCGTTGATCGCGACGATGCCGCGGTGGCTGCGCGGGATGAGCCCGAAGTGGATGGTCTCGGGGTCGCCGAGGTGGCGTCCCTCGGCGACCTTCATCGGGTCGACGTCGCCGATCAGGTCGGCGACCGACGTGTCGGGGGTGGCGAGCTTCTCGGCGTAGCGCTCGTCGCGGTGGCGCCACGAGATGCGCAGGTCGTCGCCGTGGGCCGCGGCCGCCTGCTGCGACGTGACGGTGATCGGCTCGTAGGGGTGCTCGCCGAGCTCCGAGCCCGAGATCACCGGGGTCCACTCGTCGAGCAGCCCGACCAGCGAGCGCAGCAGGCGGGTCTTGCCCTGCCCCCGCTCGCCGAGCAGCACGATGTCGTGTCCGGCCAGCAGCGCCCGCTCGACCTGCGGGACGACGGTGTCCCCGAAGCCGTGCAGCCCGGGCCACGGGTCCTCGCCGCTCGCGAGCAGGGCGAGCAGGTTGTCGCGCAGCTCCACGCGCAGCGGCTTGAGCTCGTGGCCGCTGGCGCGCAGCTGGCCGAGGGTGCTGGCTTCGGGGTGCGGGGTCTGGCTGGCGTCGCTCACGTCTCCACGCTAGACCGGCCCGTCAACGTGGAGCGCACTCGAAGCCCGCCACGACGGTCCACCGACCCGCGGCGGTCGGGACCTTGGACCCTGCTCTCGCCGACCGGCCTCGGGGAAGGTGGGAGCCTCGGCACAAGGAGGCCCGCATGCAGTCCACCCACGACCTGTCCCGGGAGGAGTGCGCCCGCCTGCTGGCCGCCGGCGTCGCGGGCCGGGTGGCGCTCAGCACCCCGACCGGACCCCACATCCTCCCCGTCAACTACTCCGTCGACGGCGAGTCGGTGCTGCTCCGCACGACGGCCTACAGCCTGCTCGGCACCTACGGCCGCGACGCCCAGCTGTGCTTCGAGATCGACCAGTTCGACTACGAGAACAAGCGCGGGTGGAGCGTGGCGGTGCGCGGCCGCGCCGTGTTCGTCGACGACCAGTCCGAGCTCGCGCACATCGCCCGCACCTGGGAGCCGAAGCCGTGGGCGTCGGGCCAGCGCAACCTGGTCGTCCGGATCCCCTGGGCCGAGGTCACCGGACGCCAGATCGGCGACGGCTGGGCGCCCTGGGACCACCTGCCCGTGCGTCGCCTCGCCTGAAGGTCGTGGCACCCGCTCGGGGCGTGGGCCACACTGGCCACGTGACGCACACCAGCGACCGGGGCGGACCGGGGACTCCGGGCGCACCGGACCTGGGCGCCGACGCGCGCTCGCTGCTCCAGGCGGTCAGCGCGATCGCCAGCGACCTCGACCTCGACCTCGCCCTCACCCGCATCATCGAGGCCGCCACGGTCCTCACCGGTGCCCGCTACGGCGCCCTCGGGGTGCTCGGTCGCGACGGGCTCCTCGCGGAGTTCGTCACCACCGGGATCGACGACGACACCCGTCGGCTGATCGGCGACCTCCCGCGCGGGCGCGGCATCCTCGGCGTCATCATCGAGGACCCCTCCGGGCTCCGCGTCAGCGACCTCGGCGCCCACCCCAGGTCGGTCGGCTTCCCGCCGAACCACCCGCCGATGCGCAGCTTCCTCGGCATGCCGGTGCGGATCCGCGGCACCGTCTTCGGCAACCTCTACCTCACCGAGAAGGAGGGCGGCGGACCCTTCACCGAGACCGACGAGCTGCTGGTCGAGGAGCTCGCCCGCACCGCGGGCTACGTCGTCAGCAACGCCCGCTCGTTCGCGATCAGCGAGCGGCGGCGGCAGTGGCTCGAGGCCTCCGGCTACCTCTCCGAGGTGCTGCAGCCGCCCGTCGACGTCCCGTCCGCGCTGCACCAGATCGTGTCGACGGCGCGGCAGGTCTCGCGCGCACGGGCCGTCGCGCTGTGGTCGTCGGCGGGCCCGGACCACGACACCGTGAGCGTCGTCAGCGAGGCCGACCGCGCGCCGGTCACGGACCTGCTGGCACGGGCGCGGGAGCACGCCGAGGTCGGGGCCGGCAGCCCCGTGTCGACCGTCGAGGTCGACGACGCCCGCCTCGTCGTGGTGCCGCTGCGCTCGCACCTCGCGCCGGTGTCCGCGCTGGTGGCCGTCACCGAGCCGGGCGCTGGACTGCTCGACGTGCAGGAGCGCGAGCTCTTCGCGGTCTTCGCCGACCAGGTCGCGCTGTCGCTCGACCGGACCCAGGCGCTCTCCGACCGCGAGGAGCTCGCCCTGATCTCCGACCGCGAGCGGATCGCCCGCGACCTGCACGACATCGTCATCCAGCGGCTCTTCGCCACCGGCCTGCAGCTGCAGGGCGTGGCGTCGATGTCGGGCGCCGGCGCGGTCACCGAGCGCCTCGACGCGGCGGTGTCCGACCTCGACGACACCATCAAGGCGATCCGCGGCACGATCTTCGAGCTGCAGGACCGTCGCGGTGACTCGCTGCGGGCGGCGGTGCGCAAGCTGGTCAAGGAGTACGTCCCGGTGCTGGGCTTCACGCCCGTGGTGCGCACCGCCGGCCCGGTCGACACGGCCGTCTCGCCGGAGCTCGGCTCCCAGCTGGTCGCGGTGCTGCGCGAGGCGATCTCCAACGTCGCCCGGCACGCGCTGGCCGACAGCGCGGAGGTGGACGTCACGGTCACAGCCGACCGGCTGGAGCTGCGGGTCGCCGACGACGGCGTGGGGGTGCCCGACGACGCCCCGCAGAGCGGGCTGCGCAACGCCCGGCGGCGGGCCGACGACCTCGGCGGCAGCCTGGAGATCTCGGCGCCGGGCGAGCGCGGCACCCTCCTGGTGTGGCGGGTGCCGCTCGGCTGACCGGGGCAGAAGCACCGGAAAGGCCCGACGCGGGGGATGCGTCGGGCCTCCGGGGGCCTGGTGTCAGCGCAGGGCGGGGTGTTGCTTCACCACTTCCTGCCTGCTCCACCAGTGACCCAGCCCCCAGGTGGTGCCGGCCGCGCCCAGGGCGAGGACCGCCATCACGATGATGCCGACGAGGTGGTCGTCGACGACGGGGTTGTTCTCGAGCGGGAGCGACGCGGCGTACATGAACGCGTACATCAGCGCGCCCGCCGCGGCTCCGATCCGCATGCCGACTCCCAGCAGGAGCGTCACGCCGATGCCGAGCAGGCCGGCCATGAACAGCCAGTCGACCCAGGCCTGGCCCGCGAGCCCGGTGAAGAAGCCGTGGAACGGGTTGTCGGCGGGGACACCGAAGGAGAGGAATCCCTCGGTGGGGCTGCCGCCGTTGATCCACGCGGCAGGGCCGAACCGGTCCAGGACGCCGTCCTGGTCGTAGCCGGTGTGGAAGCCGAGCGCGAAGGTCTTGTCGAGGAAGGCCCACAGGAAGGTCACTCCGTAGGCGATCCGCAGCGTGGCCAGGGCCCGGTCGAACCAGGGTCCGTGGTCGTGGTCGTGGCTCTCGGCGGCCGGGGCTCCGGCCTGTGCCACCACGGGCGGGGTCCGGGTCTCGGCCTCGTGGCGGTGGCGATGGATGACGCTCATCGTCATCCCCTCCTTCGGTGGTGGTGCCCCAGTCGGGGTCACCACCACAGTCGCGTGGGAGGAGCGTGCCCGGTCAGGGCCTGCGGTCACGCAACGTCCGGGCCATAGGTCCCGAACCCGGCCGGACAGCGCCGGACCGGTCAGCGCTGGGGGGCGTCGCCGAGCAGCTTCGAGGCGAGCACCGCGGCCTGCGTGCGGCGCTCGAGGCCGAGCTTGGAGAGGATGCTCGAGACGTAGTTCTTCACCGTCTTCTCGGCGAGGAACATCTGCTCGGCGATCTGGCGGTTGGTGAGCCCCTCGGCGATGTGGCCGAGCAGGACGCGCTCCTGGTCGGTGAGCGAGGCCAGCTCGTCCGGGGTCTCGGGGCCGTTGCGGATCCGCTCGAGGACGGTGGCGGTCATCGCGGGGTCGATGAGCGACTTGCCGGCCGCGACGTGGCGCACGGCCGCGACCAGGTCGGAGCTGCGGATCTCCTTGAGCACGTAGCCGGCGGCGCCGGCCATGATCGCGGCGAACAGCGCCTCGTCGTCGTCGTAGGAGGTCAGGATGAGCGCGTTGATCGAGGGGTCCACCGCGCGGACGGTGCGGCAGACCTCGATCCCGGAGCCGTCGGGCAGCCGCGCGTCGAGCACCGCGACGTCGGGCCGCAGCGCGGGGATCCTCGCGGCCGCCTCGGTCGCGGTCCCGGACTCGCCCACCACCTCGATGTCGTCCTGCTGCTCGAGGAGGAACCTCAGTCCCTGGCGCACGACGTCGTGGTCGTCGAGGAGGTACACGCGGATGGTGTCGGCCATGGGGACCATTCCACCAGACCTCGCGCCGCTTGGCGCCCCCTCAGGACAGGTCGAGGTGCATCAGGTGCAGCCCGACCCGTCCGTGGGTGGTGCTGTCGAACGCCTCGGGCACCGTCGCGAGGACCCGGAAGCCGAGCTGCTCCCAGAGCCGCACGGCTGCGGTGTTGGTCTCGACGACCGCGTTGAACTGGATCGCGGCGAAGCCCTCGTCGCGGTGCCACTGCACGACGTGCTCGCCGAGCCTGCGTCCCACGCCGCGGCCGCGGGCGGCGGCGTCGACCATGAACGACGCGGTGCCGACGTGGGCGCCGCGCCCGGGTCGGTTGGGTCCCATCTTCGCCGATCCCAGGATCCGGCCGTCGTCCTCGAGCACCACGACGCGGCTACCGTCGAACCACCACCCGCGAGCCTGGTCCGACGTCGCGCCGAGCGGGTAGGCGTAGGTCTCGCCCGCCTCGACGATCTCCCGCCAGAACGGCCAGATCGCCGGCCAGTCGGCCTCGGTCGCGAGCCGGATGGTCATACGTCGGTCGCGCCGTCGATGGACTGGCGGATCAGGTCGGCGTGGCCGGCGTGGCGGCAGTACTCCTCGACCATGTGCACGAGCACCCAGCGCAGCGTCGCCGTCTCCCCCTTCCCGGGCGGCCGCGGACGCGCGACACGGCGGTCGAGGTCCGGGTCGGCCGCCAGCGCCTCGTCGAGGAAGCGGTCCGAGCGCTCGATCGCCGCGGCGAGCAGGCCGTCGAGCTCGGCGTGGGTCGCGCCCGATGCGCTGTGCCAGTCCCAGTCGGGGTCGTCGTCCCAGGGAGCGGAGTCCCACGGGGGCGCGGGCTCGTGGGCCGCGAGGTTGTAGGAGAACCAGTAGTCCTCGACGAACGCGAGGTGCTTGAGCATCCCGCCGAGCGTGAGGTCGCTCGGGGCGAGCGCCTGGTCGAGCTGGTCGTCGGTGAGGCCGGAGGCCTGCAGCCGGATCGTGGCGCGGTAGTGGTCGAGGAAGGCGCGCAGCATGCCCACCTCGTCGGTGCGGTAGGGCGGCTCGGCCCGCTCGATCGTCATGGCCGGCACCGTAGTGCGTGGACACGCGGACAGAACACCGGATATCCGGTCGTCGCCACGCTCGTGGCGGACCACCGGACCCGGTTCTGTCCGCGCGTCTGCTGCGCTCAGAGGGACGGGCCCTCGCCGCGCAGCTTGTCGACCTCGGCCATCGCGCCGCGGAGCTGGCCGAGCCACTCCTCGGCGTGCTGGCCCACCAGGCGCACCGACCAGGCCAGCGCGTCGGAGCGCGAGCGCGCCACCCCGGCGTCGACCAGGGTGTCGAGCACCTGCCGCTCCGGCTGGCGCAGCCGGGTCATCACCGGCGCCGAGACGTGGGTGAACAGCGCCTCGGTCTCGCCCAGGCGCACCCCCCACGACACCTTGCGCTGGTAGCGGCCCTGCGCCTCGAGCGCGATCTCGATCCGCTCGGCCTTGGTGTCGGCACGGAACCGGCTGATCCGGCCCTCGGCCTCCGCGCCGTCGGCGCCGGCGGCCTGCTCCTCGCTCAGCGTGCCCACGACGGTGATCTCCTCGCGGTCGACGCGCACGTCCACCTCGCTGAACCAGCCGTCGGGCAGTCGCCCGCGGAACCAGGCGCCCGCGTCGTCGGCCGGCGGCAGGTCGGCGACCTGCCACCCGCCCCGTCGGCCGCGTCCCTCACGGTCACTGCGGCCCCGGCCGCGGCGTCCGCGGCCCTCGTCATCGTTCTCGGTCATCATGGAGTCTCCTCATGGATTCTGTTGCAGTACTTACATGATTACACCGTTGAACGCCGGTCGCCACAGGTTTGTTCCCGACTACCCTCGGGGCCGTGACGACCCCTTCCTGCCCGTGCGGTTCCGGCGGGTCCTACGACGACTGCTGCCGCCCGTTGCTCGACAACCGGGTGCAGGCCGCGACGCCCGAGCAGCTCATGCGCTCGCGCTACACCGCCCACGTCCGCGGCGACGCCGACCACCTCTTCCGCACCTGGCACCCGCGCACCCGCCCCGACGACGTCACCCCCGACCCGCGCACGCGGTGGACCGGGCTCGAGGTGCTCGCGGCGAGCGGCGACACGGTCGAGTTCGTGGCCTCGTGGGACGGCGGGCGGATGCACGAGGTGAGCCGCTTCGAGCGGCGCGCGGGACGCTGGGTCTACGTCGACGGCGACGTGGACTGACCCGGGCCGTCGACCCAGCGCTCCCCCACCACGACCGGCTCTGCCGCCCCGGACGTCGCGGCGGCCACGACCTGGCCGAGCCGGTCGAGACTGTCCGGCGCGGTGGCGAGCAGCAGCCGCACGCGGGCGTCGTACGCCACGTCGAGCACGCTCACCCCGCGTGCCCGCAGCTCTCCCTCGACGCGACCGGCGTCCGCGTGGTCGAGGTCGAGCGCCACCTCGGTGAGCAGCGAGCGCCGCAGGGTGCCGGCCTCCGCGAGCGCGGCGCGGACCGCGTCGCCGTAGGCCCGCACCAGCCCACCGGCTCCGAGCAGCGTCCCGCCGAACCAGCGCGTCACCACCGCCGCCACGTCGCTCACCCCCGCGCCGCGCAGCACCTCCAGCATCGGCGCACCGGCGGTGCCGGCGGGCTCGCCGTCGTCGGACGCGCGCTGCAGCTCGCCGCGGGGGCCGAGCACGAAGGCCGAGCAGTGGTGCCGCGCGTCCGGGTGCTCGCGCCGCAGCGTCGCCACCAGCTCGCGGGCGGCGTCCTCGTCGCCCACCCGTCGCACGCGGCACAGGAACCGCGAGCCGCGGTCCTCGACCACGGCCTGCGCGGCACGCGCCACGGTGACGTACGACGTCACGCGCGGGTGCCGGAGCCGTCCGGTTCGGGCTCCGGCTGCGCTGCCGCCCGGTCGGGCTCGTGGGCCGGCTCCTCGGCCGGTTCCTCGGCGGGTTCCTCGGCCGGTTCGTCCTGGTCGGCGGGCTTCTCGGCGGGTCCGGGCTCCCACCGCACGACCACCTTCTCGAAGCCCTTGTGCCGCTGCATGCGGGCGTAGGAGACGTAGGCACGCTTGTCGGCCTCGGTGAGGCGGACGTTGTCGGTGAACGGCGTGAGCAGCGCGCGCGGCCACAGCCGGCGCGCGAGCACGACGTTGACCTCGGTGGCGAGCACCGCCATCACCGAGCCGATCCACAGGAAGCCGATCAGGCCGAGGACCAGTCCGAAGGTCTTGGTCATCGAGGAGGTGTTGACGAGGGTGCGGTCGACGTAGGCGGCGCCGCCGATCTGCAGCAGCTGCCACATCACCGCGAGCGTGAACCCGCCCGGCGCGGCGCGCCAGAACGAGTGCTGGCCGGTGGCGGCGAAGCGGAACAGGTAGCTCAGGCCGGTGCCGACGACGAGGACCGTGAGGACCGGCAGCAGCTGCTTGAGCCCGCCGCCGATGACCTCGGTGAAGACGTCGGTGGTGCTGGCGATCGTCGACACGACCGTCACCGCCAGCAGCGAGAGCCCCGCGGTCAGCAGCAGGATGAGCGTCTTGACCCGCGCGTAGAACGGGTTGGGGCGGCTGTTGCGCGGCACCGACCAGGCGACGTGCTGGGTGTTCTGCAGCGCCTGGCCCAGGCCCATCGCGCCGTAGAGCGCGGCGAGGGCACCGATGACGACACCGCTGACGGATCCCTGCAGGCCCTGGGGCCGGCCGAGCTCGTCGCCGATGATCGGGAACTGCGCGAGCGCGGAGTCGAGGATCTGCTCCTGCCACTGCGGCTCGCCGCGCAGGATCAGGCCCAGGATCGAGGTGCCGAGCAGCATCAGCGGGAAGATCGCGACGAACGCGTAGTAGGTCATCGCCGAGGCGAGGTAGGGACCCTGGTCGTCGAAGTACTTGTAGATCACCGCGATCGGGAACCCCAGCACGGGATGCCGCCGCTGGAACCCGTCGACCGCCGCCACCGCACCCACGAGGTGGAGGCTACCGGTCGCGCCCCGCCGAGCCTGTCACCACCAGCCCAGGAGCCCGCCGCCGAGTCGCACGACGAACCCGGAGACGACCACCAGGAAGAACGCCCGGACGAACCGCGCTCCCCGCGCCATGGCCACGCGGGCGCCGAGGTAGCCGCCCGCGACGTTGGCCGCTGCCATCGGCAGGGCGAGCTGCCACAGGACCGCTCCCTGGGGCACGAAGACCACCAGCGCGGCG
Above is a genomic segment from Nocardioides okcheonensis containing:
- a CDS encoding GNAT family N-acetyltransferase: MAEAAVGAAVTVRAGTHADIPGFRDLGEAVVPPTYGPIDEAYAQRMLDEWWVAERFEASLAVNTHLVAECDGQVVAMAAFGLLSRSHRDFPHVTGEREVMWKLYVHPDHHGRGIGSRLLAEVEALVEGDELWLEVVDGNEQAFAFYRAKGFVEVERVGDGVWPDDVWLRKDLRGTRRR
- a CDS encoding YchJ family protein, which encodes MTTPSCPCGSGGSYDDCCRPLLDNRVQAATPEQLMRSRYTAHVRGDADHLFRTWHPRTRPDDVTPDPRTRWTGLEVLAASGDTVEFVASWDGGRMHEVSRFERRAGRWVYVDGDVD
- a CDS encoding sigma 54-interacting transcriptional regulator gives rise to the protein MSDASQTPHPEASTLGQLRASGHELKPLRVELRDNLLALLASGEDPWPGLHGFGDTVVPQVERALLAGHDIVLLGERGQGKTRLLRSLVGLLDEWTPVISGSELGEHPYEPITVTSQQAAAAHGDDLRISWRHRDERYAEKLATPDTSVADLIGDVDPMKVAEGRHLGDPETIHFGLIPRSHRGIVAINELPDLAERIQVAMLNVMEERDIQIRGYVLRLPLDVLVVASANPEDYTNRGRIITPLKDRFGAEIRTHYPREVEKEIAVIEQEADLVAEVPAYLLEVLARFTRNLRDSQSVDQRSGVSARFAIAGAETIAAAALHRATTQGEEEAVARVVDLETAVDVLGGKIEFETGEEGRETEILTHLLRTAVAETVRAHLAGIDLRLLVEAIEEGAMVATGARVGARDFLAGLPVLGESDLYDQVCDRLGATNDGERAAAVELALEGLYLARRIGKDADAGETVYG
- a CDS encoding YihY/virulence factor BrkB family protein, yielding MGAVAAVDGFQRRHPVLGFPIAVIYKYFDDQGPYLASAMTYYAFVAIFPLMLLGTSILGLILRGEPQWQEQILDSALAQFPIIGDELGRPQGLQGSVSGVVIGALAALYGAMGLGQALQNTQHVAWSVPRNSRPNPFYARVKTLILLLTAGLSLLAVTVVSTIASTTDVFTEVIGGGLKQLLPVLTVLVVGTGLSYLFRFAATGQHSFWRAAPGGFTLAVMWQLLQIGGAAYVDRTLVNTSSMTKTFGLVLGLIGFLWIGSVMAVLATEVNVVLARRLWPRALLTPFTDNVRLTEADKRAYVSYARMQRHKGFEKVVVRWEPGPAEKPADQDEPAEEPAEEPAEEPAHEPDRAAAQPEPEPDGSGTRA
- a CDS encoding DinB family protein; the encoded protein is MTIERAEPPYRTDEVGMLRAFLDHYRATIRLQASGLTDDQLDQALAPSDLTLGGMLKHLAFVEDYWFSYNLAAHEPAPPWDSAPWDDDPDWDWHSASGATHAELDGLLAAAIERSDRFLDEALAADPDLDRRVARPRPPGKGETATLRWVLVHMVEEYCRHAGHADLIRQSIDGATDV
- a CDS encoding pyridoxamine 5'-phosphate oxidase family protein; translation: MQSTHDLSREECARLLAAGVAGRVALSTPTGPHILPVNYSVDGESVLLRTTAYSLLGTYGRDAQLCFEIDQFDYENKRGWSVAVRGRAVFVDDQSELAHIARTWEPKPWASGQRNLVVRIPWAEVTGRQIGDGWAPWDHLPVRRLA
- a CDS encoding GNAT family N-acetyltransferase, coding for MTIRLATEADWPAIWPFWREIVEAGETYAYPLGATSDQARGWWFDGSRVVVLEDDGRILGSAKMGPNRPGRGAHVGTASFMVDAAARGRGVGRRLGEHVVQWHRDEGFAAIQFNAVVETNTAAVRLWEQLGFRVLATVPEAFDSTTHGRVGLHLMHLDLS
- a CDS encoding response regulator; this encodes MVPMADTIRVYLLDDHDVVRQGLRFLLEQQDDIEVVGESGTATEAAARIPALRPDVAVLDARLPDGSGIEVCRTVRAVDPSINALILTSYDDDEALFAAIMAGAAGYVLKEIRSSDLVAAVRHVAAGKSLIDPAMTATVLERIRNGPETPDELASLTDQERVLLGHIAEGLTNRQIAEQMFLAEKTVKNYVSSILSKLGLERRTQAAVLASKLLGDAPQR
- a CDS encoding YigZ family protein, whose protein sequence is MTSYVTVARAAQAVVEDRGSRFLCRVRRVGDEDAARELVATLRREHPDARHHCSAFVLGPRGELQRASDDGEPAGTAGAPMLEVLRGAGVSDVAAVVTRWFGGTLLGAGGLVRAYGDAVRAALAEAGTLRRSLLTEVALDLDHADAGRVEGELRARGVSVLDVAYDARVRLLLATAPDSLDRLGQVVAAATSGAAEPVVVGERWVDGPGQSTSPST
- a CDS encoding GAF domain-containing sensor histidine kinase, which translates into the protein MTHTSDRGGPGTPGAPDLGADARSLLQAVSAIASDLDLDLALTRIIEAATVLTGARYGALGVLGRDGLLAEFVTTGIDDDTRRLIGDLPRGRGILGVIIEDPSGLRVSDLGAHPRSVGFPPNHPPMRSFLGMPVRIRGTVFGNLYLTEKEGGGPFTETDELLVEELARTAGYVVSNARSFAISERRRQWLEASGYLSEVLQPPVDVPSALHQIVSTARQVSRARAVALWSSAGPDHDTVSVVSEADRAPVTDLLARAREHAEVGAGSPVSTVEVDDARLVVVPLRSHLAPVSALVAVTEPGAGLLDVQERELFAVFADQVALSLDRTQALSDREELALISDRERIARDLHDIVIQRLFATGLQLQGVASMSGAGAVTERLDAAVSDLDDTIKAIRGTIFELQDRRGDSLRAAVRKLVKEYVPVLGFTPVVRTAGPVDTAVSPELGSQLVAVLREAISNVARHALADSAEVDVTVTADRLELRVADDGVGVPDDAPQSGLRNARRRADDLGGSLEISAPGERGTLLVWRVPLG